The segment ACGGCTTGTACCAGAAGCTTCTCCTGGACGAAGAGAGTCATTTTGCCGTGCTGACCTTCCCCAAGAATCATTACCCGGGGGCCGGCTTCATGGTGAACGGACGTTTGCTTAACGGCAACAGCTTTTTTAGCGGCGAGGTCTCTTACCTGCCTTACGGTATCCCCCGAGAAGAACAGCTTCGGCTGCTCCAGGGTGCAGGCGATCCCAGCAAGCTGGCCGTACATGCACTGGTGTCGATCATCAGCATCATCAACCCGTCCACCATTGTTATCACAGGCGATAATATCTTGCCGGAGATGCTGGAAGATCTGCGCAGCGGATGCCTGGACATTATTCCGCCCGAACATATGCCTGAGCTTATTATTCAGCGGGATACCCGGCAAGAGTACATGAGCGGACTAATTACCACAACCACGGAAAGCCTGAATTACCGGTTCCACCTGGTTGAACGAAAGTAAGACAAATCTATTTTATTATCATCCAGGAGGCTATTTACTATGAAAGCTCAATCCGGCAATTCCGCCAGCGCACCAGGCAACAAACGTAACACCGTCTATATCATGCAGCTCGTGACAATCTTTCTGGGCTTTGTCGTCTTTGGCATCTCAGAGAATATCAAAGGGCCCGCCATTCCGCGGATTCAGCTCTCGTTCAATCTGGATGAAGGCCAGCTCGGCACCCTGCTCTCGCTGAACGCGCTGGGTTATCTGATCGCCTGCTCCTTCACCGCTGTGCTTGTCCGCAAATGGGGGATCAAGGCGGTCACTATTATTTCGTTCGCCTCGATGGTGATCTCGGGCGTGCTGATCTTCCTGTCGCACAGCTATCCGCTGTTTGCCTCCTCTTACTTCCTGATGTACATAGGGAACGGGATGCTTGAGATTGGGCTGGCGATTCTGGGGGCACGTATTTTCGTCAAAAACACGGGGATGATGATGAACTTATCCCACTTCTTCTATGGATTAAGCTCAACCGTGGCGCCGCTGCTCGCTACCGGAGTCATGTCGATGAGCGTGTTTGGACATCTGCTGGACTGGCGGGGGATGTATCTGGTCATGCTGTCGCTCTGTCTGCTGCCGATTCTCTCGGCGCTGCGCAGCACATTTCCCGGAGATGATCTTCCGCAGGAGGACCGCACCTCCTTCCGCACTCTGACGCGTGATCCTGCACTCTGGATGATGGTGATGATTCTGTCCTTCGGCGTGGTCTCGGAGCTGGCAGTGGGCGGCTGGCTGGTTAACTTTCTGGAAAAAGCCTATGCCTGGGACACCATCCGGGCTTCCGGCCTGCTCTCTGCTTTCTTCCTTGTATTCTCTCTCGGGCGGCTCGTGCTCGGCGCACTGACGGACCGAATCGGCTTCGTCCTCTCGCTGATCATCTTCTCCTGCTTCTCGGCGGTCTGTACCTTCACCGCCTTGGCAGGCGGGGAACGTCTCGCCTTCCTGTTCGCATTGTCCGGGGCGGGAATCGCTATTATCTATCCCACCGTTATGGCCTTCATCGCCCGCCGGTACCCGAACGGAAGCGACACCGCCATTACCTTCGTCGTGACCCTGATGGGCCTCGGCAGCGTCATCGGCAACTACATTATCGGCTGGGTCATTGAGGCCGTCAAAGCATTTTACGGCTCCACTACTGAGCTCGGCCTGCTGCGCGGACTCCAGGCGGGGTACGGGTTCATCGGCTTATGCGCCGCCGTCTGTTCCCTGTCGGGCATCTTGCTGTATGTGTATTTGAAGCGGCGGCGGGAATTGATCTGAGAGATTGGAATAAGCCTCATCCGCTATAGTATTTAATCTCTTTATGTCTTGGTTACCGTTAAAATCGATAACCGCAGCGCGAGCTCGGCTTACTGAAATGGAATCGACCTCTAAATCCGCACCAAACCGGAGAATCCGAATATTACTATAGTAATCATTAAGTATGCTGCTGACTGGAGTGTTTCCGTTTATGTGTGCAGACTCGGCATACAATACCGGGCGCATACTTGAACGAAATCTAAGTATACGGATAGGAAGTGACCCAATAATGGCCTTTTTATCAACTGGACCGATCGAAAATAACCCGGTTAACGGAGTGAGGCCTACTCAGCAGGTTACCGTTAAAATTGATAACCGCAGCGTTGATTCGGCTTCCTCAGTATCCATTCAAGGGTATTATCTAAACGCGGGAACAAGAGTCCTGTACGTTAGCGAAGTCGTCCAAATTGCAACAAATCAAGTCATTACGAAGAATTATTACGCTGATTTTAATGGTTTTGAATTTATCTTTGTTACACCTGCATATATGACTGAATTGAGCGATTTCGTTCAAATCTCGGTGTGGGGCAAGAGCAGTACAGGTCAACTGGTAACCGCACACCGGTTGGTGTCTGAAGAACTGCTTGGAGAACATAACGGTGGAGGGAAAGGGCCGACTGGAGTGACAGGACCGACTGGTCCAGGGGGAGGGGCTACAGGGCCTACCGGAGTGACAGGACCGACTGGTCCAGGAGAAGGGGCTACAGGGCCTACCGGAGTGACAGGACCGACTGGTCCAGGAGAAGGGGCTACAGGGCCTACCGGAGTGACGGGACCGACTGGTCCAGGAGAAGGGGCTACAGGGCCTACCGGAGTGACGGGAGTCACTGGAGCTAGTGGAGCTACTGGAGCTACTGGCGTTACTGGCGTTACTGGAATCACAGGGCCTAATATATTGGCCACTCATGGACAATTTGTACCGGTCAATAACACAACAGTAACTAATAACGTCACGCTTAATATCCCGTTCATTACAGTATTTGCTCAGGGGATTACCCTTGGAGGTACCGGTGGTAATCAAAGTATAGTGATACCGGAAACAGGCATTTATTTTGTTGCCTACACCATTCGATTGTACATTAGTGATACCTCTGCAAGCGCCGATATTATAAGTATTGTACCTACCTTGAACGGTAATATTACTCCCTTCCCCTCCTATCTGTATAAAGCAGATGGAGGAACTCCTGGACCTGGCGGCCTGGCGCTGGCGGCCAGTGGTCTGATAAATGTAACCACGGTAGACTCAGAGCTTATTTTCCCAGTCTTAGCACAAGGAACTACGGGGTTAAACTTGCAAATCACAGGACAATCTAGCTCTAACACTTATAGTAATGTAAGCATATTTAAAATTTCTTAAATATAGAGCTAGAAAAAGAGCACAAGCAGGATGCCCAGTATGCGATTGAATGATCGCAAAGGCGCCCTGCTTTTTAATAATCATGAAGCCAACCGTGCCCTTGAGGCTAATGTATGCGGGAGACATCCTATTCGATTTTTCTCATACAATGGGCCGTTCGCCTTCCCGAAGGGGGGCCAAGAGGCTGGAAAAACACCAAAGTTAAAATAGGCATGGCGCTTAGACCTGACAGTGTTATTTTCACGCCCATGACTGCCTCTTACAAATACCCTTTAAGATTGTTGAGCACCACCGCATACCCGTTAGCATACATGTGGACACCGTCCATCGTGTATGCTTCTTTCAAATTCCCTTCAGCATCCATCAGCCCCTCATTGACATTAATGAACTCATAACCGTGCTTCATCGCCAGTTCCTCCACAGCCCGGTTCGCTTCCAGCAGCGCCGCATTGGTTCTCGTTCTGAAGTAGTTCTCACGCATCTCCTCGTCCATTCCGGGGAATTCAGCCTTGGCATTCACCGGATAATACGCCATAACATACACCTTGCACTCCGGCAGCCTGGCCCCGATCCGGGTCAGAATTTCATTGTAATTCGCAAGCAGCTTCCTGAGCTCATATTCACCATCCGCTGAACTGATGTCGTTGGTGCCGATATTAATGAACAGCTTCGAAGGCGCAAGCTCCAGCACACAGACCTCCAGCGCTTCGAGCAATTCCCGGGTCACATAGCCCGCAATCCCGCGGTTATAGATAACCGTCTGCTTCTCCAGCGTCTGCTGCAATTCATTCACCGGAAAAAACTCCATCAGCGAGGAGCCCGCCAGTACGGTCTGCCCTTTTCGCGCCAAGGTGTTCAGGATGCTGTACTTCTTCACCTTTTCTGCTTTCTCCTCTTGCATTTGCTTCTCCCACATTGCGTCAAGCTCTTCCTCAGTCAAGCTAATCTCCTCCGTTTCTGCTGCTCTACTCTATTGTACTCTGCTACTCTACTATTGTTCTACTCCATAACTAAACCTGCAACTCGCTCCAAATTGTGTCAGAAATATGGAAATTGATCTTCATGTAAGGTTTATGTTCTATGCACACGTGTTCCGTTATATGTTAGATATCGGGTGCGGTCAGAGGTGCACATCTGGCTGGTTTGCCCGCAAGGTGCCGGTACGCCGGACCTCAATTCTACAGTTGAAGGGCGGAATGTTTTTGAAAAAGGTAGTTGGCTTGCTCCTGTCGGTTGCACTGTTGTCTTCGTTCTATGTTGCCAGTCCCCCCGAGGTATCAGCCGCATCGCCAATTGTGGTGAATTCGACGATTGTAGTGAAGGCCGGGGAGACGTATAACGGCAACGGCCAGACGTTCGTCGCCAATCCGAGTACGCTTGGAGACGGCAGCCAGGCAGAGAACCAGAAGCCCATCTTCCGGCTGGAAAAGAATGCTACACTCAAAAATGTAATTATCGGCGCTCCCGGCGCAGACGGGGTGCACTGTTACGGCAACGCTACCATCTCCAATGTGACCTGGCAGGATGTCGGCGAGGATGCCCTGACCCTGAAGGCCTCCGGCACCGTCAATATTACAGGCGGAGGTGCGTACAAAGCCTACGATAAAGTGTTTCAGGCGAACGCTGCGGGCACCATTAACATTAAGAATTTCAGAGCCGACGATATCGGCAAGCTGGCCCGCCAGAACGGCGGCACCTCCTATGCCGTGAACTTCACCCTGGACAATTCGGACATCTCGAACGTCAAGGATTCCATCTTCCGCACAGACAGCAGCAGCAGCGCCGCCCGAATCACCAATACCCGCTACCGCAATGTGCCAACCCTGTTCAAGGGTTTTGCCTCGGGCAAGACCAGCCAATCGGGCAACACGCAATATTAAGGTAAAACAAGGTCAGAGAAGCTAGTGTGAATACACCAGTCTGATGCCCGCAACATACCGCCGTTAACAGTAACCGCCTCCATTTCCGGCTCCGCCGGGATGGAGGCGGTTTCAGTTCAGACGGACGGCCAAGCACACATGAACACGATAATCTCCGGGATGGAGAATTGGATTTATTTTGGACACATCTGCCCCTCTCAACTCTATCGACATGAACTCACATGATATGTTATTATGATACACTGATAACGTATTAACGAACTAAAGCAACCGATGCGGCAGGCAATCTACTAGGGGGATTAGAGAGATGAAGAGACAGGGAATATGGGTTCTATTAACCATCATGGCTATTGTACTAATTACAGGCTGCTCAGGCTCCGGTTCAGGCGGCAAGGACGGCAAGCTGGTGATCGGCATAGATGACAAGTTCGCCCCGATGGGCTTCCGGGATGACAACAATGAGCTTGTCGGCTTTGATATTGACTATGCGAAGGCAGCTGCCAAGAAGATGGGCAAAGAGGTGACCTTCCAGCCGATTGACTGGTCCGCCAAGGAATCCGAGCTGAACAGCGGGCGCATCGATATGATCTGGAACGGATACACCATCACGGACGAGCGCAAGGAGAAGGTGCTGTTCACCAAGCCTTATCTGGAGAATAGCCAGGTGGTAGTTGTGCTGGCGGGTTCATCGCTGGCAGCGCTTAAGGATCTGGCCGGCACAGAGGTCGGACTGCAAAGCCTCTCCTCTGCCGCAGATGCCCTGGATGCCAGTCCGATCAAAGCCGAGCTTAAGGACGTGACCGAATACCCCGACAATGTGCTGGCGCTGACTGACCTGAAATCGGGCCGCCTGGACGGGGTGGTCATTGATGAGGTTGTCGCCAGATACTACATAGCCAAGGAGCCGGATACGTATAAGCTGATGGAAGAATCACTGGCTCCTGAGCAATATGGTATTGGAATCAAGAAGGGCAATGATGAGCTGCTGAAAGAGCTGCAGAAGGCGCTGGACGAGCTGAACAGTGACGGAACCGCCGCTGAGATCTCAACCAAGTGGTTCGGAGAGAACAAGGTATTGAACTAGAAGCTATCGTTTAGGAGCCGGTTGAAGACATGGATATCGATTATATTATTAGAATTTCCGGACCGATGCTGGAAGGCGCCCGGACCACGGTGCTGCTGTTCCTGATCGTGATCGTGCTGTCCATTCCGCTCGGGATGGTGGTCACTCTGATGGCCAAAAGCACGCTAAAGCCGCTGTCCTGGATCGCACACGCTTATATTTACGTCATGCGCGGAACGCCGCTCTTGCTGCAATTGTTCTTCTTCTGCTTCGGTTTGCCGCAGATTCCCGTAATTGGGCAATATCTGGTTATGGACCGCTTCGTGGCGGCCAGCCTGGGCTTTATTCTGAATTACGGCGCTTATTTCGCCGAGATCTTCCGGGGCGGGCTGCTCTCGATCGATAAAGGCCAGCATGAAGCAGCCAAGGTGCTCGGCTTAAGCCGGTGGCAGACGCTGCGCAAGGTCATTCTGGCCCAGATGTTCCGGGTGGCGCTGCCTGCGGTTGCCAATGAGTCTATTACGCTGGTCAAGGATACCGCTCTGCTGTATGCCGTGGCGGTGCCTGAGTTGCTGAATTTCGCCAAGACGGCGGTGAACCGTGATTTTACCGTCACTCCTTTTGTCGTAGCGGGCGTTATTTATCTGCTGATGACCCTGGTGCTGACACTATTCTTTAAGCTGCTGGAGAGACGTTTCAAATTTGAGTAGAAGGGCTGTTTGGCTATGAGTAGCATGATTGAAGTACGGCAATTGAAGAAAGACTTCGGCAGCCTCAGTGTGCTGAACAAGATTAGCTTTGACATGAAGCCCGGCGAAGTCGTTGCCGTGATCGGCCCCTCGGGCTCCGGTAAAAGCACCATGCTGCGCAGTCTCGTGCATCTGGAGGAGGTCACCGGGGGCAGCATTTCGATCTGCGGGAAAGCGCTTGTTGAGAATGGCCGTTACGCCAGTACGGCAGCGATCAGAGACATCACTTCAAGTATGGGAATGGTGTTTCAGCATTTTAATCTGTTTCCGCATCTCAGTGTGCGGGACAACCTGGAGCTTGCCCCGCGCACGCTGAAGCGGGAGAGTGTCCAGCAGATCACGGCCAAAAGCCGGGAGCTGCTCGCCAAGGTAGGCCTCTCCGACAAAGCGGACGTCTACCCCTCCACACTGTCCGGCGGGCAGAAGCAGCGGGTCGCCATCGCCCGGGCGATGATGCTCAGCCCGGACATTCTTCTGTTCGATGAGCCCACCTCGGCGCTCGATCCTGAATTGACCGGCGAGGTGCTCCGCGTCATCCGCCAGCTCGCTGAGGAGAACATGACGATGATGATCGTCACCCATGAGATGAGCTTCGCCCGTGATGTCGCCGACCGCGTCTTCTTCATGGACCACGGGGATATTGCCGAATCCGGCACACCGGAGGAGATCTTCGGCAGCCCGAAGCTGGAGCGGACACGGGCGTTTTTGATGCGGGAGTAGGTGTGAGTAGAGCTTAACAGCTTGAGTAGTGCGTTGCAGCTTTGCGGCTGAAGCCACATGCTGGCCCGTCCACATAGCGGCCCCCTTCTGCTCATGGTGATTCTAATTGAAGAAGGTCTATCCCGGCCGTATGATGGCTTTGGGGATAGACCTTTTTTCTGGTTCAGATCAGTATGCGATTGTATGCTTACAGCTCATAGTGCTGCAGATGAAGCAAGTGGATTTAGTACATCTAATTTCGCGCTAGAGATACACTTCCTTATATTAGTTGGATAAACAACACTTACTGGGGCCGACTTTCGGCGAATCCTTATAATTCGGAAGATTAGATGTACTTTTTCCAACTGCTGCCCCGTAACCGGTCATTCGGAGCGCAATAAGTGCCTTTTTTCCACCTCTGCCCCAAGCTCGGACCAACTCCACTCTTACTTCAACCTACTCGCTCTCACTTCATCCAAGCTCACCCTTGCTTCATCCAACCTCGCACTTTCTCTGCCCCATCCACGCGCTAATCCGCGCTAATCCGCCCTAATCTGCCTTATTTAACTCTACTACTACTCCGCCACTTCCGCAGAAGACACCGTGCCTCCGGGCACCGGCTCCGCCGGCCCTATTGGCGCTGTCGGCTCCGGCTCCTCGTCCCAGCGCTTGCGGATGAAGAGCTGATAGAGCTTGACGATGATGATCTTGAGCATCATATAGACCGGAATAATGACCAGGATGCCGATGATTCCGCCGAAATCGCCGCCGGCCAAGACGAGAATGATGGTAGTCAGCGGGTGGATATCCATGCTTTTACCGAAGATATAGGGGGCCACCAGGTTATCCTGAATCTGCTGCGCAACGAGCACGACCACAATGGACCAGACCGCCGTAGACGGGGACTCAAACAGACCGATGATGAAGATTGGCACAGTAGACAGAATGGCTCCGATAAACGGGATAAAGTTCATCAGCACCGCCACCAGCGTCAGCAGCAGCGCATACGGCAGGCCAATAATCAGAAAACCGATGTACATCAGGACGCCCAGCGCCAGATTAACCAGCACTCTGCCGACGATGAAGCTGCCCATCACGCCGTCAATCTCGGCAATCACCCCCGCGCCCTCCTCGTGATAGCGTCTCGGGAAGAAGCTCACGAGCTTATCGCCGAACTTCCCGCCTTCCTTCAGCATGTAGAACAGCAGGATCGGAAAGGTGAAGAGCACAATTGCAAAATTAGAGACAAAGGAGAACAGCCCGGACACATAGCCCGTTGCCAGCGAGAAGCCTGTATTCAAATAGCCCATCAATTGGCTGGACAGGTTCATATTCTCGGGAATCAGACCCGACAGCAGCTCCGTGTTCTCCAGCTTACTTAGCTGCTCTCCCACAGCTCTCAGCACACCCGGCATATTGTTGCCCAGGTTCAGCAGCTGACTTTGCAGCGATGGCCATACGCCTACCGTGAAGCCCAGCAGCAGAACAGCAATGACCAGATAGACCAGCAGGATCGCCAGCGTCCGCTTCAATTTGCGCGAGGACAGGAAGTCGATCAGGGGCCGAAGCAGATAATAGAAGAATACGGCCAGCATTAACGGCACCATCACAACATTGAAGAGCGAGATAATAGGGGTAAAAATAAAGTCTACCAGTGAGCTGACATAGATAATGCCCAGCACCAGCAGCACGGCAATACAAATGCGGATGAACAAATTCAATTTGGCCATAGTTGACTCCCGTTCCGTTATTTTGAGCAGCGTTTCTTGTTCACTTAAATATAGCCGGGGTTTCTTAATTCAGACTAAACCAAGTCTAAAGATAAGCTAAAGATTTGGTCTTCAGGCCGGAATACGACTATGTTTAATTCCCTCATGAAACGGCTCTGGGATAGACGGGTATCTATTTGCCGAAAAGAAAGCTGCTGTCTGCGCGGTTAGCCGATAGTTTGGACTACATTGCCTTCCTGGTCTTTGATGTAAGTCTTGCGGATCTGCACCTTCAACGCTTTGGCGGCAGACAGCCGCAGCTCCCCTTCCTTGGGCTGGAGCTTCGCCTCCAGCTCCAGGACTGCCTCTTCTGTCAGACCGATACTGACAAACTCCTCATTGACCCTACTCTCGTTAGCAGGTCTCAATTCCAGCATCACCTGCCGCTTCTTGCTGGTCAGCGTCAGCGGCTTCCCCTTCAGCAGCCGGCCGCGCAGCAGCTTGGCTATAATCGGTGCCTGCCGTGCGCCTATAGTCAGGACGGCCGGTGCTGTGCCGATCAGACGGCTTGTGCCAGGCTCATAGCCCAGCTCATCCACATACAGAATGCCCGTCTGGGAACCGTCACGGTCGATACCCTGACGCACCGCTTCCTGGATGGCCGGAAGTTCGAGCAGTGAACCCCGGGCAAGATCGGTGATATAGTGGGGGAGAACCTCCCTGCCGGCCTCCAGAAAGGCGTTGGTATTCCAGGACATCATCGCTTCCAGCTCGTCCGCTGTGATCCCTACCATCTGCAGAAATTCCACACGGCCGTTCGGCGTATCCACAGCCGGAAGCTCCGGGTCATCGGTGAACGCCAGCGCCGTCAGCCCAGTATCTGCTCCCAGGCATATCGGACCATTGGCATCCAGGTGATGGCCGGAAGCAAAGATATTGCCGCTGGAGAACACATATCTGGCCATGTTCTGCAGCAGATTGATCGCCCAGGCCGGAGGCTCCTGCTCGCCTGCACTGCGCGCCAGGCGGAAGGTCAGCTCGAAGCCGTAGCCGCTGTATTCAGGGTCCTCAGACTCCTTCTCGAACAGTTCGGTGAAGCCGAAGGTTACGAAATGCCAATGCGGATAGGGCTGCTCGGCTGCATAGGCGCTGATTCCGTTCAGCGGGTCATTGCCTCCCAGGCTATATGGCAGCATAGCCGCATAATGCTTCGGCGTCTGCTCCCCGTATAATCTCGTCATCTGTTCCTCTATAGCATCCCAGCCGATAGCTTCCACTTCTTGCTCACTCATCTTGTTCCCTCCGGTCTCAGATTTATGTATAGCCGATACTTCCATAACCGGCCTAGAATCTCCCGTTCATTACCCTAAATTCCGTAATCATAACCAGCGCCAAGCGCCTCTCTCCCCTATAGCCGTACACTTCCTGAGCAACACCTCCAGCTTGCAAAATAACCCCACACCCCAAACCATATAAATCCTTATTCTTGCAAAAAAACGGCAAGCTCATCTGACGAGCTTGCCGTTTGTGTATCTTCATTAATAAAGGTATCAGTTAACACCGACCAGCAGGTCCTTACGGGCTACGCCGCTCTTAGCTGCCGCTTCGGCTACAGCCATGCGGATTCTCTCTACTACACGCGGATCGAAGGCATCCGGGATGATATATTTCTCGTGCAGCTCGGATGGGTCAATCACTGAGGAGATCGCCTCTGCTGCCGCCAGCTTCATGTCTTCATTGATATCTGTGGCTTCACAATCCAGCGCCCCTCTGAATATTCCCGGGAAGCAGAGCACATTATTAATTTGGTTCGGATAGTCGGAACGGCCGGTCGCCATGACTCTTACATGCGGCGCAGCAATCGCAGGATCAATCTCCGGCATCGGGTTCGCCATAGCGAACACAATCGGATCTGTGGCCATGTTCAGCACATCTTCCAGCTTCAGCACGTCCGGTGCAGAGACGCCGATGAAGACATCCGCGCCTTTGATTACATCGGATAGACTTCCGATTTCAAGATAAGGGTTCGTAATCTGGGCGTAATCGCTCCAGTGACTGCGCTCATAATCCGCCAGCCGGTTAATCGCGCCCTCCCGGTCCACGCCGATCAGGTTCACCGCTCCGGCATGCAGCAGCATTTTGGAGACAGAGATGCCGGCTGCGCCGATGCCGTTGACTACGATTTTGACGTCCTTGATATCCTTGCCGCATACCTTAAGCGCGTTCAGGAGTCCGGCTGTCACGACAATTGCCGTACCATGCTGATCATCATGGAAGACCGGAATGTCCAGCTCGGCTCTAAGTCTGGCTTCAATCTCGAAGCAGCGCGGAGAGGAGATGTCCTCCAGGTTAATGCCGCCGAACGTCGGGGCAAGCGCTTTTACAATCGCAATAATCTCTTCGGTATCCTTGGTGTCCAGGCAGATCGGCACGGCGTCGACGTCTGCGAATTGCTTGAACAGCGCCGCTTTGCCCTCCATGACCGGCATGGCCGCCTTCGGCCCGATATCGCCCAGCCCCAGTACAGCCGTGCCATCGGATACGACAGCTACGGTATTCTTCTTCGTGGTTAGCTCATAGGCCTGGGACTGATCGTCGGCAATCGCCTGACAGACCTTCGCCACACCCGGCGTGTAGACTTTGGACAGGTCGTCTTTGGACAGAATCGGATGCTTCAGGGTAGTTTCGAGCTTACCGCCTTTATGCAGCAGCATAATTTCTTCTAATAGTTCCATGGGTGTCTCCTCCATTCAACTGGTAACCGCTTGCTTATTCAATTCTTCTAAGATCCTTCT is part of the Paenibacillus sp. FSL M7-0420 genome and harbors:
- a CDS encoding MFS transporter; the encoded protein is MKAQSGNSASAPGNKRNTVYIMQLVTIFLGFVVFGISENIKGPAIPRIQLSFNLDEGQLGTLLSLNALGYLIACSFTAVLVRKWGIKAVTIISFASMVISGVLIFLSHSYPLFASSYFLMYIGNGMLEIGLAILGARIFVKNTGMMMNLSHFFYGLSSTVAPLLATGVMSMSVFGHLLDWRGMYLVMLSLCLLPILSALRSTFPGDDLPQEDRTSFRTLTRDPALWMMVMILSFGVVSELAVGGWLVNFLEKAYAWDTIRASGLLSAFFLVFSLGRLVLGALTDRIGFVLSLIIFSCFSAVCTFTALAGGERLAFLFALSGAGIAIIYPTVMAFIARRYPNGSDTAITFVVTLMGLGSVIGNYIIGWVIEAVKAFYGSTTELGLLRGLQAGYGFIGLCAAVCSLSGILLYVYLKRRRELI
- a CDS encoding GDSL-type esterase/lipase family protein, with the protein product MTEEELDAMWEKQMQEEKAEKVKKYSILNTLARKGQTVLAGSSLMEFFPVNELQQTLEKQTVIYNRGIAGYVTRELLEALEVCVLELAPSKLFINIGTNDISSADGEYELRKLLANYNEILTRIGARLPECKVYVMAYYPVNAKAEFPGMDEEMRENYFRTRTNAALLEANRAVEELAMKHGYEFINVNEGLMDAEGNLKEAYTMDGVHMYANGYAVVLNNLKGYL
- a CDS encoding pectate lyase, with product MFLKKVVGLLLSVALLSSFYVASPPEVSAASPIVVNSTIVVKAGETYNGNGQTFVANPSTLGDGSQAENQKPIFRLEKNATLKNVIIGAPGADGVHCYGNATISNVTWQDVGEDALTLKASGTVNITGGGAYKAYDKVFQANAAGTINIKNFRADDIGKLARQNGGTSYAVNFTLDNSDISNVKDSIFRTDSSSSAARITNTRYRNVPTLFKGFASGKTSQSGNTQY
- a CDS encoding amino acid ABC transporter substrate-binding protein, with product MAIVLITGCSGSGSGGKDGKLVIGIDDKFAPMGFRDDNNELVGFDIDYAKAAAKKMGKEVTFQPIDWSAKESELNSGRIDMIWNGYTITDERKEKVLFTKPYLENSQVVVVLAGSSLAALKDLAGTEVGLQSLSSAADALDASPIKAELKDVTEYPDNVLALTDLKSGRLDGVVIDEVVARYYIAKEPDTYKLMEESLAPEQYGIGIKKGNDELLKELQKALDELNSDGTAAEISTKWFGENKVLN
- a CDS encoding amino acid ABC transporter permease; the protein is MDIDYIIRISGPMLEGARTTVLLFLIVIVLSIPLGMVVTLMAKSTLKPLSWIAHAYIYVMRGTPLLLQLFFFCFGLPQIPVIGQYLVMDRFVAASLGFILNYGAYFAEIFRGGLLSIDKGQHEAAKVLGLSRWQTLRKVILAQMFRVALPAVANESITLVKDTALLYAVAVPELLNFAKTAVNRDFTVTPFVVAGVIYLLMTLVLTLFFKLLERRFKFE
- a CDS encoding amino acid ABC transporter ATP-binding protein translates to MSSMIEVRQLKKDFGSLSVLNKISFDMKPGEVVAVIGPSGSGKSTMLRSLVHLEEVTGGSISICGKALVENGRYASTAAIRDITSSMGMVFQHFNLFPHLSVRDNLELAPRTLKRESVQQITAKSRELLAKVGLSDKADVYPSTLSGGQKQRVAIARAMMLSPDILLFDEPTSALDPELTGEVLRVIRQLAEENMTMMIVTHEMSFARDVADRVFFMDHGDIAESGTPEEIFGSPKLERTRAFLMRE
- a CDS encoding AI-2E family transporter; protein product: MAKLNLFIRICIAVLLVLGIIYVSSLVDFIFTPIISLFNVVMVPLMLAVFFYYLLRPLIDFLSSRKLKRTLAILLVYLVIAVLLLGFTVGVWPSLQSQLLNLGNNMPGVLRAVGEQLSKLENTELLSGLIPENMNLSSQLMGYLNTGFSLATGYVSGLFSFVSNFAIVLFTFPILLFYMLKEGGKFGDKLVSFFPRRYHEEGAGVIAEIDGVMGSFIVGRVLVNLALGVLMYIGFLIIGLPYALLLTLVAVLMNFIPFIGAILSTVPIFIIGLFESPSTAVWSIVVVLVAQQIQDNLVAPYIFGKSMDIHPLTTIILVLAGGDFGGIIGILVIIPVYMMLKIIIVKLYQLFIRKRWDEEPEPTAPIGPAEPVPGGTVSSAEVAE
- a CDS encoding suppressor of fused domain protein — protein: MSEQEVEAIGWDAIEEQMTRLYGEQTPKHYAAMLPYSLGGNDPLNGISAYAAEQPYPHWHFVTFGFTELFEKESEDPEYSGYGFELTFRLARSAGEQEPPAWAINLLQNMARYVFSSGNIFASGHHLDANGPICLGADTGLTALAFTDDPELPAVDTPNGRVEFLQMVGITADELEAMMSWNTNAFLEAGREVLPHYITDLARGSLLELPAIQEAVRQGIDRDGSQTGILYVDELGYEPGTSRLIGTAPAVLTIGARQAPIIAKLLRGRLLKGKPLTLTSKKRQVMLELRPANESRVNEEFVSIGLTEEAVLELEAKLQPKEGELRLSAAKALKVQIRKTYIKDQEGNVVQTIG
- a CDS encoding NAD(P)-dependent malic enzyme codes for the protein MELLEEIMLLHKGGKLETTLKHPILSKDDLSKVYTPGVAKVCQAIADDQSQAYELTTKKNTVAVVSDGTAVLGLGDIGPKAAMPVMEGKAALFKQFADVDAVPICLDTKDTEEIIAIVKALAPTFGGINLEDISSPRCFEIEARLRAELDIPVFHDDQHGTAIVVTAGLLNALKVCGKDIKDVKIVVNGIGAAGISVSKMLLHAGAVNLIGVDREGAINRLADYERSHWSDYAQITNPYLEIGSLSDVIKGADVFIGVSAPDVLKLEDVLNMATDPIVFAMANPMPEIDPAIAAPHVRVMATGRSDYPNQINNVLCFPGIFRGALDCEATDINEDMKLAAAEAISSVIDPSELHEKYIIPDAFDPRVVERIRMAVAEAAAKSGVARKDLLVGVN